In the genome of Verrucomicrobiia bacterium, one region contains:
- a CDS encoding XRE family transcriptional regulator, with amino-acid sequence MKHREKKELPPFSRALTAMRKNRGLSGVELCRRAGDLDPRTLTALEKGRIKNPSIKTLESLARGMGMTISALFREQELEQPAQFFLGSQKGAFHLDFGGKGAKIVSFTPLIHDFFCGKLILSPKARLHGTLLNITTPLFISMLIGRMEVSVEEKKSLLKEGDNLFFHGVFKHSFYNPSHKEAAFLLATAPSFLK; translated from the coding sequence ATGAAGCACCGCGAAAAAAAAGAGCTTCCGCCGTTTTCCCGGGCCCTCACCGCCATGAGGAAGAACCGCGGCCTGTCCGGCGTGGAGCTTTGCCGCAGGGCGGGGGACCTGGACCCGCGCACGCTGACCGCCCTGGAAAAAGGGCGCATCAAAAATCCCTCGATCAAGACCCTGGAGTCGCTCGCGCGCGGCATGGGCATGACCATCAGCGCGCTTTTCCGGGAACAGGAGCTGGAACAGCCCGCCCAATTTTTCCTGGGTTCGCAAAAAGGCGCCTTCCACCTGGATTTCGGGGGCAAGGGCGCGAAAATAGTTTCATTCACGCCTTTGATTCATGATTTCTTTTGCGGTAAACTCATTCTGAGCCCGAAGGCCAGACTTCATGGAACGCTGCTCAACATAACGACCCCCCTGTTTATCTCAATGCTTATCGGACGCATGGAAGTTTCCGTCGAGGAAAAAAAGTCCCTATTAAAGGAAGGCGACAACCTTTTTTTTCATGGTGTTTTCAAGCATTCCTTTTATAATCCTTCCCATAAAGAAGCCGCGTTTTTACTGGCAACCGCGCCTTCTTTTTTGAAGTAG